The following are from one region of the Staphylococcus argenteus genome:
- a CDS encoding aspartate carbamoyltransferase catalytic subunit — MNHLLSMEHLSTDQIYSLIQKASQFKSGERQLPNFEGKYVANLFFENSTRTKCSFEMAELKLGLKTISFETSTSSVSKGESLYDTCKTLESIGCDLLVIRHPFNNYYEKLENINIPIANAGDGSGQHPTQSLLDLMTIYEEYGYFEGLNVLICGDIKNSRVARSNYHSLKALGANVMFNSPDAWIDDSLKAPYVNIDDVIEKVDIVMLLRIQHERHGLAEEARFAADDYHQKHGLNEARYNKLQAHAIVMHPAPVNRGVEIQTDLVEASKSRIFKQMENGVYLRMAVIDELLNK; from the coding sequence ATGAATCATTTATTATCAATGGAACATTTATCAACAGATCAAATCTACTCACTTATTCAAAAGGCTAGTCAATTTAAATCTGGTGAACGTCAATTACCAAACTTTGAAGGGAAATATGTTGCGAATTTGTTCTTTGAAAATTCAACTCGAACAAAATGTAGTTTTGAAATGGCAGAACTTAAATTAGGATTGAAAACAATTAGTTTTGAAACTTCTACGTCATCAGTTTCTAAAGGAGAATCCTTATATGATACATGTAAAACATTGGAAAGTATTGGTTGCGATTTACTAGTTATTAGACATCCATTTAATAACTACTATGAGAAATTAGAGAATATCAATATTCCAATTGCAAATGCTGGTGATGGAAGTGGACAACATCCAACACAAAGTTTACTTGACTTAATGACAATTTATGAAGAGTACGGTTATTTCGAAGGATTAAATGTATTGATATGTGGAGATATAAAAAATTCACGCGTCGCACGCAGTAACTATCATAGTTTAAAGGCATTAGGAGCAAACGTAATGTTTAATAGTCCTGATGCGTGGATTGATGATTCATTAAAAGCACCCTATGTCAATATTGACGATGTAATTGAAAAAGTAGACATCGTTATGCTACTAAGAATTCAACATGAAAGACATGGACTTGCTGAAGAGGCGAGATTCGCAGCAGACGATTATCATCAAAAGCATGGTTTAAACGAAGCACGATATAACAAATTACAAGCGCATGCAATTGTTATGCATCCAGCTCCAGTTAATAGAGGCGTAGAGATACAAACTGATTTAGTTGAAGCTTCAAAATCAAGAATTTTCAAACAAATGGAAAATGGCGTGTACTTAAGAATGGCAGTCATTGATGAATTATTAAATAAGTAA
- a CDS encoding dihydroorotase, whose translation MKLIKNGKVLQNGELVKADILIDGKVIKQIATEIESSNDVDIIDAKGHFVSPGFVDVHVHLREPGGEYKETIETGTKAAARGGFTTVCPMPNTRPVPDSVENFEALQKLIKDNAQVRVLPYASITTRQLGKELVDFPALVKEGAFAFTDDGVGVQTASMMYEGMIEAAKVNKAIVAHCEDNSLIYGGAMHEGKRSKELGIPGIPNICESVQIARDVLLAEAAGCHYHVCHVSTKESVRVIRDAKRAGIHVTAEVTPHHLLLTEDDIPGNNAIYKMNPPLRSTEDRDALLEGLLDGTIDCIATDHAPHARDEKAQPMEKAPFGIVGSETAFPLLYTHFVKNGDWTLQQLVDYLTIKPCETFNLDYGTLKENGYADLTIIDLENEQEIKGEDFLSKADNTPFIGYKVYGNPILTMVEGEVKFEGEK comes from the coding sequence ATGAAATTAATTAAAAACGGTAAAGTATTACAAAATGGCGAATTAGTAAAAGCAGATATTTTAATTGATGGTAAAGTAATTAAACAAATTGCAACTGAGATAGAATCAAGCAATGATGTTGACATTATAGACGCGAAGGGCCACTTTGTATCACCTGGATTTGTTGATGTTCATGTTCATTTACGCGAACCTGGTGGTGAATATAAAGAAACAATTGAAACGGGGACAAAAGCGGCAGCAAGAGGTGGATTTACAACAGTTTGTCCAATGCCAAATACAAGACCAGTACCAGACTCTGTTGAAAATTTTGAAGCATTACAAAAACTAATTAAAGACAATGCTCAAGTACGTGTATTGCCATATGCATCGATTACAACACGCCAATTAGGTAAAGAACTCGTTGATTTCCCTGCACTTGTAAAAGAAGGTGCGTTTGCCTTCACAGATGATGGTGTTGGCGTTCAAACTGCGAGCATGATGTATGAAGGTATGATTGAAGCTGCAAAAGTGAATAAAGCAATTGTAGCGCACTGTGAAGATAATTCTTTAATCTATGGTGGTGCTATGCATGAAGGAAAACGTAGTAAAGAATTAGGTATACCAGGTATTCCAAACATTTGTGAATCCGTTCAAATTGCAAGAGACGTATTATTAGCTGAAGCTGCTGGATGTCATTACCATGTATGTCATGTATCTACAAAAGAAAGTGTCAGAGTCATTCGTGATGCTAAACGAGCTGGAATTCATGTTACAGCTGAAGTTACACCACACCATTTGTTGTTAACAGAAGATGATATACCTGGCAATAATGCGATTTATAAAATGAATCCACCATTAAGAAGTACTGAAGATAGAGATGCATTATTAGAAGGCTTACTTGATGGCACAATTGATTGTATCGCAACAGATCATGCGCCACATGCACGAGATGAAAAAGCACAACCAATGGAAAAAGCACCATTCGGTATTGTTGGTAGTGAGACAGCATTCCCATTGTTATATACGCATTTTGTAAAAAATGGTGATTGGACATTACAACAATTGGTTGATTATTTAACTATTAAGCCATGTGAAACTTTTAATCTAGATTATGGCACATTAAAAGAAAATGGTTATGCTGATTTAACAATTATTGATTTAGAAAACGAACAAGAAATTAAAGGTGAGGACTTCTTGTCAAAAGCAGACAATACACCTTTCATCGGATATAAAGTTTATGGGAATCCGATTTTAACAATGGTCGAAGGTGAAGTTAAATTTGAGGGGGAAAAATAA
- a CDS encoding carbamoyl phosphate synthase small subunit: MQSKRYLVLEDGSYYEGYRLGSDNLTVGEIVFNTAMTGYQETISDPSYTGQIITFTYPLIGNYGINRDDFESLVPTLNGIVVKEASAHPSNFRQQKTLHDVLELHQIPGIAGVDTRSITRKIRQHGVLKAGFTDQKEEIESLVQHLQQVELPKDEVEIVSTKTPYVSTGKDLSVVLVDFGKKQNIVRELNIRGCNVTVVPYTTTAEEILAMAPDGVMLSNGPGNPEVVECAIPMIQGILGKIPFFGICLGHQLFALSQGASSFKMKFGHRGANHPVKNLETGKVDITSQNHGYAIDKDSLKNTELEITHIALNDGTVEGLKHKTLPAFSVQYHPEANPGPSDSNYLFDEFVKMMTNFKEKERQINA, from the coding sequence ATGCAAAGCAAACGTTATCTAGTGTTAGAAGACGGTTCATACTACGAAGGCTACCGTTTAGGGTCTGATAACTTAACTGTAGGAGAAATTGTATTCAATACGGCAATGACAGGTTATCAAGAAACAATTTCAGATCCATCATATACAGGTCAAATCATTACATTTACGTATCCTTTAATTGGGAATTATGGAATTAATCGAGACGACTTTGAATCATTAGTACCGACATTAAACGGCATAGTAGTGAAAGAAGCAAGTGCACATCCAAGTAATTTTAGACAACAAAAGACACTTCATGACGTTTTAGAATTGCATCAAATTCCGGGTATTGCGGGTGTAGACACAAGAAGTATTACACGAAAGATTCGTCAACATGGTGTTTTAAAAGCTGGATTTACAGATCAAAAAGAAGAGATAGAAAGTCTGGTTCAACACTTACAACAAGTTGAATTACCTAAAGATGAAGTTGAGATTGTATCTACTAAAACACCATATGTTTCAACAGGTAAAGATTTAAGTGTTGTGCTTGTAGACTTTGGTAAAAAGCAAAATATCGTAAGAGAACTAAATATAAGAGGTTGTAATGTAACAGTAGTTCCTTATACAACAACAGCCGAAGAAATTTTAGCAATGGCTCCAGATGGTGTCATGTTATCTAATGGACCTGGTAACCCTGAAGTAGTAGAATGCGCCATTCCGATGATTCAAGGTATTTTAGGGAAAATTCCATTCTTTGGTATCTGCCTTGGACATCAACTATTTGCATTATCCCAAGGTGCAAGCTCATTTAAAATGAAGTTTGGTCACCGTGGCGCAAACCATCCAGTTAAAAATTTAGAAACTGGTAAAGTAGATATTACAAGTCAAAACCATGGTTATGCAATTGATAAAGATTCATTAAAAAATACAGAATTAGAAATCACACATATTGCATTAAATGATGGTACTGTAGAAGGTTTAAAACATAAAACATTACCAGCTTTTTCAGTACAATATCATCCTGAAGCAAATCCAGGACCATCTGATTCAAATTATCTATTTGATGAATTTGTTAAAATGATGACTAATTTTAAGGAAAAGGAGCGTCAAATCAATGCCTAA
- the carB gene encoding carbamoyl-phosphate synthase large subunit, with translation MPKRNDIETILVIGSGPIIIGQAAEFDYAGTQACLALKEEGYRVILVNSNPATIMTDKEIADKVYIEPLTHDFIARIIRKEQPDALLPTLGGQTGLNMAIQLHESGVLQDNNVQLLGTELTSIQQAEDREMFRTLMNDLNVSVPESDIVNTVEQAFKFKEQVGYPLIVRPAFTMGGTGGGICHNDEELQEIVSNGLHYSPATQCLLEKSIAGFKEIEYEVMRDKNDNAIVVCNMENIDPVGIHTGDSIVVAPSQTLSDVEYQMLRDVSLKVIRALGIEGGCNVQLALDPHSFDYYIIEVNPRVSRSSALASKATGYPIAKLAAKIAVGLTLDEMLNPITGTSYAAFEPTLDYVISKIPRFPFDKFEKGERELGTQMKATGEVMAIGRTYEESLLKAIRSLEYGVHHLGLPNGESFDLDYIKERISHQDDERLFFIGEAIRRGTTLEEIHNMTQIDYFFLHKFQNIIDIEHQLKEHQGDLEYLKYAKDYGFSDKTIAHRFNMTEEEVYQLRMDNNIKPVYKMVDTCAAEFESSTPYYYGTYETENESIVTDKEKILVLGSGPIRIGQGVEFDYATVHAVWAIQKAGYEAIIVNNNPETVSTDFSISDKLYFEPLTEEDVMNIINLEQPKGVVVQFGGQTAINLADKLAKHGVKILGTSLENLNRAEDRKEFEALLRQINVPQPQGKTAISPEEALANAAEIGYPVVVRPSYVLGGRAMEIVDNDNELENYMTQAVKASPEHPVLVDRYLTGKEIEVDAICDGETVIIPGIMEHIERAGVHSGDSIAVYPPQTLTEEELATLEDYTIKLAKGLDIIGLINIQFVIAHDGVYVLEVNPRSSRTVPFLSKITDIPMAQLAMRAIMGEKLTAMGYQEGVQPYAEGVFVKAPVFSFNKLKNVDITLGPEMKSTGEVMGKDTTLEKALFKGLTGSGVEVKDHGTVLMTVSDKDKEEVVKLAHRLNEVGYKILATSGTAKKLSEHDIPVEVVGKIGGENDLLTRIQNGDVQIVINTMTKGKEVERDGFQIRRTTVENGIPCLTSLDTANALTNVIESMTFTMRQM, from the coding sequence ATGCCTAAACGTAACGATATCGAAACAATTTTAGTAATAGGATCTGGACCAATAATTATAGGTCAAGCAGCTGAATTTGACTATGCAGGTACACAAGCTTGTCTAGCATTAAAAGAAGAAGGATACCGTGTCATATTAGTGAACTCAAATCCAGCTACTATTATGACAGACAAAGAAATTGCAGATAAAGTATACATTGAGCCATTAACGCATGACTTTATAGCGAGAATAATACGTAAAGAACAACCTGACGCTTTATTACCGACATTAGGTGGTCAAACTGGATTGAATATGGCAATTCAGTTACATGAAAGTGGCGTACTTCAAGATAATAATGTGCAATTATTAGGTACTGAATTAACATCAATTCAACAGGCAGAAGATCGTGAAATGTTTAGAACATTAATGAATGATTTAAACGTTTCAGTTCCAGAGAGTGACATTGTAAATACAGTAGAGCAAGCATTTAAATTTAAAGAACAAGTTGGATATCCATTAATCGTTAGACCAGCATTTACTATGGGAGGCACTGGTGGCGGTATTTGTCATAATGATGAAGAGCTACAAGAAATCGTATCAAACGGCCTTCATTATAGTCCGGCTACACAGTGTTTATTAGAAAAATCAATAGCAGGATTCAAAGAAATAGAATACGAAGTAATGCGTGATAAAAATGATAATGCCATCGTAGTGTGTAACATGGAGAATATTGATCCAGTAGGTATTCATACAGGTGATTCGATTGTAGTAGCACCTAGTCAAACTCTTTCAGATGTGGAATATCAAATGTTACGAGATGTTTCATTGAAAGTTATTAGAGCATTAGGAATAGAAGGCGGATGTAACGTTCAATTGGCATTGGATCCACACTCATTTGATTATTACATTATTGAAGTAAATCCACGTGTATCTCGTTCGTCAGCTTTAGCATCAAAAGCTACTGGATATCCAATTGCAAAATTAGCAGCTAAAATTGCGGTCGGACTTACATTAGATGAAATGTTAAATCCTATCACTGGTACATCATATGCGGCATTTGAGCCAACTTTGGATTATGTGATTTCAAAAATCCCAAGATTCCCATTTGATAAATTCGAAAAAGGGGAACGAGAGCTTGGTACACAAATGAAAGCAACTGGTGAAGTAATGGCAATTGGTCGAACTTATGAAGAATCATTGTTAAAAGCAATTCGTTCGCTGGAATATGGTGTACATCATTTAGGATTACCGAATGGTGAAAGTTTTGACTTAGATTATATTAAAGAACGTATTTCTCACCAAGATGATGAGCGACTATTTTTCATTGGTGAAGCAATAAGAAGAGGTACAACGTTAGAAGAAATTCATAATATGACTCAAATAGATTATTTCTTCTTACACAAGTTCCAAAATATTATCGATATCGAACATCAATTAAAAGAGCATCAAGGGGATTTGGAATATCTTAAATATGCAAAGGATTACGGATTTAGTGATAAAACTATCGCACATCGTTTCAATATGACAGAAGAAGAAGTATATCAATTACGTATGGACAATAATATAAAACCTGTTTATAAAATGGTTGATACATGCGCAGCTGAATTTGAATCTTCAACACCGTATTATTATGGAACATATGAAACTGAAAATGAATCAATTGTTACAGATAAAGAAAAAATCTTAGTATTAGGGTCTGGACCAATTAGAATTGGTCAAGGTGTTGAATTTGACTATGCGACAGTACATGCAGTATGGGCTATTCAAAAAGCCGGTTATGAAGCGATTATTGTTAATAACAATCCAGAAACTGTTTCAACAGACTTTTCAATTTCTGACAAACTATACTTCGAACCATTAACTGAAGAAGATGTTATGAACATCATTAATTTGGAACAGCCTAAAGGTGTTGTTGTTCAATTTGGTGGGCAAACAGCAATTAATTTAGCTGATAAATTAGCGAAGCATGGTGTGAAAATACTTGGTACGTCACTTGAAAACTTAAATCGTGCTGAAGATAGAAAAGAATTTGAGGCATTGTTAAGACAAATCAATGTTCCGCAACCTCAAGGTAAAACAGCTATTTCTCCAGAAGAAGCGTTAGCTAACGCAGCGGAAATTGGCTATCCAGTTGTAGTAAGACCTTCTTATGTATTAGGTGGTCGAGCAATGGAAATTGTAGACAATGATAATGAATTGGAAAACTATATGACTCAAGCTGTTAAGGCAAGTCCAGAGCATCCGGTATTGGTAGATAGATACTTAACTGGTAAAGAAATTGAGGTCGATGCAATTTGTGATGGTGAAACAGTCATTATTCCAGGTATCATGGAACATATTGAACGTGCAGGTGTGCATAGTGGTGACTCAATTGCTGTATATCCGCCACAAACATTAACTGAAGAAGAGTTAGCAACACTTGAAGATTATACGATTAAGTTAGCAAAAGGACTAGATATAATTGGATTGATTAACATCCAATTCGTTATTGCACATGATGGCGTGTATGTGTTAGAAGTGAATCCACGTTCAAGTAGAACAGTGCCATTTTTAAGTAAAATAACGGATATTCCAATGGCACAATTAGCAATGCGTGCAATAATGGGAGAAAAGTTAACTGCAATGGGTTATCAAGAAGGGGTACAACCTTATGCTGAAGGTGTATTTGTTAAAGCACCGGTATTTAGTTTTAATAAATTGAAAAATGTTGATATTACTTTAGGACCTGAAATGAAATCAACAGGTGAAGTTATGGGGAAAGATACGACATTAGAAAAGGCGTTATTCAAAGGGTTAACAGGTAGTGGTGTAGAAGTGAAAGATCACGGCACAGTCTTAATGACAGTAAGTGATAAAGATAAAGAAGAAGTTGTTAAACTAGCACATCGTTTAAATGAAGTTGGCTATAAAATTTTAGCTACATCTGGAACTGCTAAGAAATTATCAGAACATGACATTCCTGTTGAAGTTGTTGGTAAAATCGGTGGCGAAAACGATTTGCTAACACGTATACAAAATGGTGATGTTCAAATCGTCATAAACACAATGACTAAAGGTAAAGAAGTTGAAAGAGATGGATTCCAAATTAGACGTACAACAGTTGAAAATGGTATTCCATGTTTAACTTCACTTGATACAGCAAATGCTTTAACAAATGTAATTGAGAGTATGACATTTACAATGCGTCAAATGTAA
- the pyrF gene encoding orotidine-5'-phosphate decarboxylase translates to MKDLPIIALDFESKDKVNQFLDLFDEALFVKVGMELFYQEGPQLINEIKGRGHDVFLDLKLHDIPNTVGKAMEGLAKLNVDLVNVHAAGGTKMMSEAIKGLRKNNQHTKIIAVTQLTSTTEDMLHQEQNIQSTIEEAVLNYATLAKNAGLDGVVCSPLESRMLTDELGESFLKVTPGIRPKGASQDDQHRITTPEEARQLGSTHIVVGRPITQSDNPVESYHKIKESWLA, encoded by the coding sequence ATGAAAGATTTGCCAATTATTGCATTAGATTTTGAATCAAAAGATAAAGTAAATCAATTTTTAGATTTGTTTGATGAAGCATTATTTGTAAAAGTAGGTATGGAACTTTTTTATCAAGAAGGACCGCAGTTAATAAATGAAATTAAAGGTCGAGGTCATGATGTGTTTTTAGATTTAAAGTTACATGACATTCCTAATACAGTTGGAAAAGCTATGGAAGGATTAGCAAAATTAAATGTTGATTTAGTTAATGTACATGCAGCTGGTGGGACTAAGATGATGTCTGAGGCAATAAAGGGATTAAGAAAAAATAATCAACATACAAAAATTATTGCGGTAACACAGCTTACATCTACAACTGAAGACATGTTACATCAAGAACAAAATATACAATCAACTATTGAAGAAGCGGTTTTAAACTATGCAACATTAGCCAAAAATGCTGGTTTAGACGGTGTTGTTTGTTCACCACTCGAAAGTCGTATGTTAACTGATGAATTAGGTGAATCATTTTTGAAAGTCACTCCAGGTATTAGACCTAAAGGAGCATCACAAGATGATCAACATCGAATTACGACGCCAGAAGAAGCAAGACAATTAGGTTCGACACATATCGTTGTTGGTAGACCTATTACACAAAGTGACAATCCTGTTGAAAGTTATCATAAAATAAAAGAAAGTTGGTTAGCATAA
- the pyrE gene encoding orotate phosphoribosyltransferase — MAKEIAKSLLDIEAVTLSPNDLYTWSSGIKSPIYCDNRITLGYPLVRGAIRDGLINLIKEHFPDVEIVSGTATAGIPHAAFIAEKLKLPMNYVRSSSKSHGKQNQIEGAKSEGKKVVVIEDLISTGGSSVTAVEALKQAGAEVLGVVAIFTYGLKKADETFKNIELPFYTLSDYNELIEVAKDEGKISKEDIQTLVEWRDNLA, encoded by the coding sequence ATGGCAAAAGAAATTGCAAAATCATTATTAGATATTGAAGCTGTAACTTTATCACCAAATGATTTATATACATGGAGTTCAGGTATTAAATCACCAATATATTGTGACAACCGAATTACACTAGGTTATCCATTAGTTCGTGGTGCAATTCGTGATGGATTAATTAATTTAATTAAGGAACATTTTCCTGATGTTGAAATAGTTTCAGGTACAGCTACTGCAGGAATTCCTCATGCAGCATTCATTGCTGAAAAGTTAAAACTGCCAATGAATTATGTACGATCTTCAAGTAAGAGTCATGGCAAACAGAATCAAATTGAAGGTGCTAAAAGTGAAGGTAAAAAAGTAGTTGTAATTGAAGATTTAATTTCAACAGGTGGTTCTTCAGTAACAGCAGTTGAAGCGTTAAAACAAGCGGGTGCAGAAGTGCTAGGTGTAGTAGCTATTTTTACTTATGGTTTGAAAAAAGCTGATGAAACGTTTAAAAATATCGAACTGCCATTCTATACATTAAGTGATTACAATGAACTTATTGAAGTTGCTAAAGATGAAGGTAAAATTTCTAAAGAAGATATTCAAACATTAGTTGAATGGAGAGACAACTTAGCATAA
- a CDS encoding VOC family protein, translating to MNIPKITTFLMFNNQAEEAVNLYTSLFEDSEIITMAKYGEDGPGDPGTVQHSIFTLNGQVFMAIDANSGTELPMNPAISLFVTVKDTLEMERLFNGLKDEGAILMPKTNMPPYREFAWVQDKFGVSFQLALPE from the coding sequence ATGAATATACCAAAAATTACGACGTTTTTAATGTTCAATAATCAAGCTGAAGAAGCCGTTAATTTATATACAAGTCTATTTGAGGACAGTGAAATTATTACGATGGCTAAATATGGTGAAGATGGCCCTGGAGATCCAGGAACGGTACAACATTCAATATTTACTTTGAATGGCCAAGTGTTTATGGCAATTGACGCGAATAGTGGTACAGAATTACCAATGAATCCTGCGATTTCATTATTCGTTACGGTTAAAGACACATTAGAAATGGAAAGACTATTTAATGGCCTAAAAGATGAGGGCGCTATATTAATGCCTAAAACTAATATGCCACCTTATCGTGAATTTGCTTGGGTTCAAGACAAATTTGGCGTTAGTTTTCAATTAGCATTACCGGAATAA
- a CDS encoding Rqc2 family fibronectin-binding protein, with protein MAYDGLFTKKMVESLQFLTTGRIHKINQPENDTILMVVRQNRQNHQLLLSIHPNFSRLQLTTKKYDNPFNPPMFARVFRKHLEGGIIESIKQIGNDRRVEIDIKSKDEIGDTIHRTVILEIMGKHSNLILVDDNRKIIEGFKHLTPNTNQYRTVMPGFNYEAPPTQHKINPYEVTGADVLKYIDFNSGNIAKQLLNQFEGFSPLITNEIVSRRQFMTSTSLPEAFDEVMAETKLPPTPVFHKNHETGKEDFYFMKLKQFHDDMVTYDSLNDLLDRFYDARGERERVKQRANDLVRFVLQQLHKYQNKLAKLIEEYEQAKNKDTEQLYGELITANIYRIKQGDKELKALNYYTNDEVLIPLNPTKSPSANAQYYYKQYNRMKTREHELEHQIQLTKDNIEYFLTIEQQLQHISVQDIDEIRDELSEQGFMKQRKNQNKKKKEQIQLQHYISTDGDDIFVGKNNKQNDYLTNKKAKKTYTWLHTKDIPGSHVVIFNEEPSENTIKEAAMLAGYFSKAGNSGQIPVDYTLIKNVHKPSGAKPGFVTYDNQKTLYATPDYEHIQRMKQ; from the coding sequence ATGGCTTATGACGGCTTATTTACAAAGAAGATGGTAGAATCTTTACAATTTTTAACAACAGGACGTATCCACAAAATCAACCAGCCAGAAAATGATACTATTCTTATGGTTGTACGTCAAAATAGACAAAACCATCAATTATTGTTGTCAATTCATCCTAACTTTTCAAGGTTACAATTGACTACAAAGAAATATGATAATCCATTTAATCCGCCTATGTTTGCACGTGTATTTAGAAAACATTTAGAAGGTGGCATCATTGAGTCTATCAAACAAATTGGTAATGATCGCCGCGTCGAAATTGATATTAAAAGTAAGGATGAAATCGGTGATACAATCCATCGAACCGTTATTCTTGAGATTATGGGTAAACATAGTAATTTAATTTTAGTGGATGATAATCGTAAAATCATAGAAGGATTTAAACACTTAACACCGAATACGAATCAATATCGAACTGTAATGCCTGGATTTAATTATGAAGCACCACCAACACAACATAAAATAAATCCATATGAAGTAACCGGTGCGGACGTTTTAAAATATATAGATTTTAATTCGGGTAACATTGCAAAACAATTACTAAATCAATTCGAAGGTTTTAGCCCCTTAATCACAAATGAAATCGTTAGTCGACGTCAGTTTATGACATCAACTTCATTACCGGAAGCATTTGACGAAGTGATGGCTGAAACTAAATTACCACCTACACCTGTTTTTCATAAAAATCATGAAACTGGAAAAGAAGATTTTTATTTTATGAAGTTAAAACAATTTCATGATGATATGGTCACTTATGATTCATTGAATGATTTACTCGATCGATTTTATGATGCACGTGGTGAACGTGAACGAGTAAAACAAAGAGCAAACGATTTAGTGCGATTCGTTCTGCAACAATTACACAAATACCAAAATAAATTGGCAAAGTTGATTGAAGAATATGAACAAGCTAAAAATAAAGATACAGAGCAGTTGTATGGTGAGTTAATTACAGCCAACATTTACCGAATTAAACAAGGTGATAAAGAACTTAAAGCACTAAATTATTACACAAATGATGAAGTATTAATACCTTTAAATCCAACGAAATCACCTTCTGCAAACGCGCAGTATTACTATAAGCAATATAATCGCATGAAAACGAGAGAACATGAATTAGAACATCAAATTCAATTAACGAAAGATAATATTGAATACTTTTTAACGATTGAACAGCAATTGCAACATATTTCTGTTCAAGATATCGATGAAATAAGAGATGAATTATCTGAACAAGGTTTTATGAAACAGCGTAAAAATCAAAATAAAAAGAAAAAAGAGCAGATTCAATTGCAACATTATATTTCAACAGACGGTGATGATATTTTTGTCGGTAAAAATAATAAACAAAATGATTATTTAACTAATAAAAAAGCTAAAAAAACTTACACATGGTTGCATACAAAAGATATCCCAGGCTCACATGTCGTTATATTTAACGAAGAACCAAGCGAAAATACAATTAAAGAAGCTGCAATGTTAGCAGGATATTTTTCAAAAGCTGGTAACTCTGGACAAATACCTGTTGACTACACATTAATAAAAAATGTGCACAAACCATCTGGTGCAAAGCCAGGTTTTGTAACATATGATAATCAAAAAACATTATATGCAACACCCGATTATGAACATATTCAACGAATGAAACAATAA
- the gmk gene encoding guanylate kinase yields the protein MDNEKGLLIVLSGPSGVGKGTVRKRIFEDPTTSYKYSISMTTRQMREGEVDGVDYFFKTRDAFEALIKDDQFIEYAEYVGNYYGTPVQYVKDTMDEGHDVFLEIEVEGAKQVRKKFPDALFIFLAPPSLDHLRERLVGRGTESDEKIQSRINEARKEVEMMNLYDYVVVNDEVELAKNRIQCIVEAEHLKRERVEAKYRKMILEAKK from the coding sequence ATGGATAATGAAAAAGGATTGTTAATCGTTTTATCAGGGCCATCTGGAGTCGGTAAAGGTACTGTTAGAAAACGAATATTTGAAGATCCAACTACATCATATAAGTATTCTATTTCAATGACAACACGCCAAATGCGCGAAGGCGAAGTTGATGGCGTAGATTACTTTTTTAAAACAAGGGATGCGTTTGAAGCTTTAATTAAAGATGATCAATTTATAGAATATGCCGAGTATGTTGGCAACTATTATGGTACACCAGTTCAATATGTTAAAGATACTATGGACGAAGGACATGATGTATTTTTAGAAATTGAAGTAGAGGGTGCAAAGCAAGTTAGAAAGAAATTTCCTGATGCGTTATTTATATTCTTAGCACCTCCAAGTTTAGATCACTTGAGAGAGCGATTAGTAGGAAGAGGCACAGAATCTGACGAAAAAATTCAAAGTCGCATTAACGAAGCACGTAAAGAAGTTGAAATGATGAACTTATATGATTACGTAGTAGTTAATGATGAAGTTGAACTTGCAAAAAATAGAATTCAATGTATTGTAGAAGCTGAGCACTTAAAAAGAGAGCGCGTAGAAGCTAAGTATCGAAAAATGATTTTGGAGGCAAAAAAATAA
- the rpoZ gene encoding DNA-directed RNA polymerase subunit omega: MLNPPLNQLTAQIKSKYLIATTAAKRAREIDEHPETELLSEYHSYKPVGRALEEIADGKIRPIISSDYYGKE, from the coding sequence ATGTTAAATCCACCATTAAACCAATTAACAGCACAAATTAAATCAAAATATTTAATTGCAACAACAGCAGCTAAAAGAGCTCGTGAAATTGATGAACATCCTGAAACGGAATTATTAAGTGAATATCACTCATACAAACCAGTTGGTAGAGCGTTAGAAGAAATTGCAGACGGTAAAATTCGTCCGATAATTTCAAGTGATTATTACGGTAAAGAGTAA